In Notamacropus eugenii isolate mMacEug1 chromosome 1, mMacEug1.pri_v2, whole genome shotgun sequence, one genomic interval encodes:
- the DEF8 gene encoding differentially expressed in FDCP 8 homolog isoform X1: MEYDEKLARFRQAHLNPFNKQLPGRQHEQTTDKAPEDLSPEDSPLDQSHQEPEFRCTERMMDLGLAEDHFSRPVGLFLASDIEQLRQAIEECKQVILELPEHSEKQKDAVVRLIHLRLKLQELKDPNEDEPNIRVLLEHRFYKEKSKSVKQTCDKCSTIIWGLIQTWYTCTGCYYRCHSKCLNLISKPCVRSKVSHQAEYELNICPETGLDSQDYRCAECRAPVSLRGVPSEARQCDYTGQYYCSNCHWNDLAVIPARVIHNWDFEPRKVSRCSMRYLTLMVSRPVLKLREINPLLFNYVEELVEIRKLRQDILLMKPYFITCKEAMESRLLLQLQDRQHFVENDEMYSLQDLVDINIGRLSCSLTEIHTLFAKHIKLDCERCQAKGFVCELCKEGDVLFPFDSHTSVCTDCSAVFHRDCYYDNSTTCPKCARLNLRKQSLFQEPSPEAEA; the protein is encoded by the exons ATGGAATATGATGAGAAGCTGGCACGCTTTCGACAAGCCCACCTCAACCCCTTCAACAAACAGCTGCCTGGCAGGCAGCATGAGCAGACGACTGACAAGGCTCCAGAGGACCTCTCTCCTGAAG ACTCACCACTGGATCAATCCCATCAGGAACCAGAGTTCAGGTGTACTGAACGCATGATGGACTTGGGCCTGGCTGAGGACCACTTTTCTCGTCCTGTG GGTCTGTTCCTGGCTTCAGACATCGAGCAGCTTCGGCAGGCCATTGAGGAGTGCAAGCAGGTGATCTTGGAGCTGCCGGAGCACTCCGAGAAGCAGAAGGATGCTGTCGTGAGGCTCATCCACCTCCGGCTGAAGCTCCAGGAGCTGAAG GATCCTAATGAAGATGAGCCCAATATCCGTGTCCTCCTTGAGCACCGATTCTACAAGGAAAAGAGCAAAAGTGTCAAGCAGACCTGTGACAAATGTAGCACTATCATCTGGGGCCTGATCCAGACATGGTACACCTGCACAG GTTGCTACTATCGCTGTCATAGCAAGTGCCTGAATCTCATCTCCAAGCCCTGTGTTCGCTCAAAGGTCAGTCACCAGGCAGAGTATGAGCTGAACATTTGCCCGGAGACTGGTCTAGATAGTCAAGATTATCGCTGTGCTGAGTGCCGGGCACCAGTGTCTCTAC gGGGTGTGCCTAGTGAGGCTCGGCAGTGTGACTACACTGGTCAGTATTACTGCAGTAACTGCCACTGGAATGACCTGGCTGTCATTCCTGCCCGAGTCATCCATAACTGGGACTTTGAACCTCGGAAG GTATCTCGATGCAGCATGCGCTATCTCACACTGATGGTGTCCCGGCCAGTGCTCAAGCTACGGGAGATCAACCCGCTCTTATTCAACTATGTGGAGGAGCTGGTGGAGATCCGG AAACTGCGCCAGGATATCTTGCTCATGAAGCCATATTTCATCACTTGCAAAGAGGCCATGGAATCTCGTCTACTGTTACAG CTCCAGGACCGGCAGCACTTTGTGGAAAACGATGAGATGTACTCCCTGCAGGACCTAGTGGACATCAACATTGGCCGCCTCAGCTGCTCTCTGACAGAGATTCATACTCTCTTCGCCAAACACATCAAGCTAGACTGTGAG CGATGTCAGGCCAAAGGTTTTGTATGTGAACTCTGCAAAGAGGGTGATGTACTTTTCCCCTTCGACAGCCACACATCAGTATGCACAGACTGCTCTGCCGTCTTCCACAG GGATTGCTACTATGACAACTCTACCACGTGTCCCAAATGTGCCCGGCTGAACTTGCGGAAACAGTCCCTCTTCCAGGAGCCCAGTCCAGAAGCTGAGGCCTAG
- the DEF8 gene encoding differentially expressed in FDCP 8 homolog isoform X2: MEYDEKLARFRQAHLNPFNKQLPGRQHEQTTDKAPEDLSPEDSPLDQSHQEPEFRCTERMMDLGLAEDHFSRPVGLFLASDIEQLRQAIEECKQVILELPEHSEKQKDAVVRLIHLRLKLQELKDPNEDEPNIRVLLEHRFYKEKSKSVKQTCDKCSTIIWGLIQTWYTCTGCYYRCHSKCLNLISKPCVRSKVSHQAEYELNICPETGLDSQDYRCAECRAPVSLRGVPSEARQCDYTGQYYCSNCHWNDLAVIPARVIHNWDFEPRKVSRCSMRYLTLMVSRPVLKLREINPLLFNYVEELVEIRKLRQDILLMKPYFITCKEAMESRLLLQRCQAKGFVCELCKEGDVLFPFDSHTSVCTDCSAVFHRDCYYDNSTTCPKCARLNLRKQSLFQEPSPEAEA, translated from the exons ATGGAATATGATGAGAAGCTGGCACGCTTTCGACAAGCCCACCTCAACCCCTTCAACAAACAGCTGCCTGGCAGGCAGCATGAGCAGACGACTGACAAGGCTCCAGAGGACCTCTCTCCTGAAG ACTCACCACTGGATCAATCCCATCAGGAACCAGAGTTCAGGTGTACTGAACGCATGATGGACTTGGGCCTGGCTGAGGACCACTTTTCTCGTCCTGTG GGTCTGTTCCTGGCTTCAGACATCGAGCAGCTTCGGCAGGCCATTGAGGAGTGCAAGCAGGTGATCTTGGAGCTGCCGGAGCACTCCGAGAAGCAGAAGGATGCTGTCGTGAGGCTCATCCACCTCCGGCTGAAGCTCCAGGAGCTGAAG GATCCTAATGAAGATGAGCCCAATATCCGTGTCCTCCTTGAGCACCGATTCTACAAGGAAAAGAGCAAAAGTGTCAAGCAGACCTGTGACAAATGTAGCACTATCATCTGGGGCCTGATCCAGACATGGTACACCTGCACAG GTTGCTACTATCGCTGTCATAGCAAGTGCCTGAATCTCATCTCCAAGCCCTGTGTTCGCTCAAAGGTCAGTCACCAGGCAGAGTATGAGCTGAACATTTGCCCGGAGACTGGTCTAGATAGTCAAGATTATCGCTGTGCTGAGTGCCGGGCACCAGTGTCTCTAC gGGGTGTGCCTAGTGAGGCTCGGCAGTGTGACTACACTGGTCAGTATTACTGCAGTAACTGCCACTGGAATGACCTGGCTGTCATTCCTGCCCGAGTCATCCATAACTGGGACTTTGAACCTCGGAAG GTATCTCGATGCAGCATGCGCTATCTCACACTGATGGTGTCCCGGCCAGTGCTCAAGCTACGGGAGATCAACCCGCTCTTATTCAACTATGTGGAGGAGCTGGTGGAGATCCGG AAACTGCGCCAGGATATCTTGCTCATGAAGCCATATTTCATCACTTGCAAAGAGGCCATGGAATCTCGTCTACTGTTACAG CGATGTCAGGCCAAAGGTTTTGTATGTGAACTCTGCAAAGAGGGTGATGTACTTTTCCCCTTCGACAGCCACACATCAGTATGCACAGACTGCTCTGCCGTCTTCCACAG GGATTGCTACTATGACAACTCTACCACGTGTCCCAAATGTGCCCGGCTGAACTTGCGGAAACAGTCCCTCTTCCAGGAGCCCAGTCCAGAAGCTGAGGCCTAG